From Oryza sativa Japonica Group chromosome 4, ASM3414082v1, one genomic window encodes:
- the LOC4334883 gene encoding formin-like protein 18 precursor, whose translation MSKLRWLIMAFLVCLLLLTPKDLEGLQLVGAIRNHLFWSTSSPLHHLPDLLEEESVQVNEMELWGDDDGRRRMMGEEVRRQAGAGRMSEVKMGGDRPLVAVIKKEKHGAKKKKDDDSSGMVVVGLSAACVALVTLVGICFCACRDSESSSSPYDLRDEKPLLSLNLSDGPSRKSCATTIDVSRLGALTAECEQHLHGGAGAGDHNTTNYNLRKPAGVGSMSMNKVSMQSQAMRMSSHEITTIAGAGRVENKVSTIAPSAAAAAVASAGGGQVPAAPPPPAGPPPPAPPPLPPSHHHHHGHHPPPPHPLPPGAGAGAGTGAPPPPPAHPAAPAPPPPAPSPSAAGAGSGPPPPPPPAAPAAPRPPGPGPGPPPPPGAAGRGGGGPPPPALPGGPRARGPPPFKKSPGAAAAAAQADPNKAKLKPFFWDKVTANPNQAMVWDQIKAGSFQFNEEMIESLFGAQSTEKKSTDAKKESGKEATQFVRILDPKKAQNLAISLKALSVSAEQVRAAVMEGHDLPPDLIQTLVRWSPTSDEELRLRLYAGEPAQLGPAEQFMRAIIDVPYLYQRLDALLFMAALPEEAAAVEQSFATLEVACEELRGSRLFKKLLEAVLKTGNRMNDGTFRGGAQAFKLDTLLKLADVKGVDGKTTLLHFVVQEIIRSEGVRAARAASGGGGGSSISSISSSDDLILLQSQSSIGSNSGRSSVDASSLEQEQDETERYRQLGLGVVSSLGDDLQNVRKAASFDADALTITVASLGHRLVKANEFLSTGMRSLEEDSGFQRRLASFVQQSQEQVTRLLEDEKRLRSLVRATVDYFHGSTGKDEGLRLFVVVRDFLGILDKVCREVKEQAAANAKAKKQQQPTPAPRSRQSSQSSFRDPRQQIQDRRAAALSRNNSSSSSSDSDD comes from the exons ATGAGTAAGCTGAGATGGTTGATCATGGCCTTCTTGGTTTGTTTGCTACTCCTCACACCCAAAGACTTGGAGGGTTTGCAGCTCGTTGGAGCCATCAGGAATCACCTATTCTGGTCAACATCTTCACCGCTGCATCATCTGCCTGATCTATTGGAAGAAGAATCG GTACAGGTGAATGAGATGGAGTTATGGGGGGATGATGATGGTAGGAGGAGGATGATGGGTGAAGAAGTTAGAAGACAGGCGGGGGCGGGCAGGATGAGTGAAGTGAAGATGGGCGGTGATCGACCGTTGGTGGCGGTTATAAAGAAGGAGAAACATGGAGCgaaaaagaagaaggatgatGACAGTAGTGGTATGGTGGTGGTTGGATTGTCAGCGGCGTGCGTAGCATTGGTTACCCTGGTTGGCATCTGCTTTTGCGCATGTCGTGACTCAGagtcttcgtcgtcgccgtacgATCTACGGGATGAGAAGCCGCTGCTGAGCCTGAACCTGAGCGACGGTCCGTCTCGGAAGTCGTGCGCCACCACGATCGACGTGAGCAGGCTGGGAGCGTTGACGGCGGAGTGCGAGCAGCACTTGCATGGTGGCGCTGGTGCTGGTGATCACAACACCACAAACTATAATTTAAGGAAGCCAGCTGGTGTAGGATCCATGTCGATGAACAAGGTGTCGATGCAATCGCAGGCCATGCGGATGAGCTCGCACGAGATAACCACCATCGCCGGAGCTGGACGCGTCGAGAATAAGGTGTCAACGATAGcaccttctgctgctgctgctgctgttgcttctGCAGGAGGAGGGCAGGTACctgcagcgccgccaccacctgcaggtcctccgcctccggctcctcctcctcttcctccttctcACCATCATCATCACGGCCAtcatccaccaccacctcatCCACTTCCTCctggcgctggcgctggcgctggcactggcgctcctcctcctccgcctgctcatcccgctgctcctgctcctcctcctcctgctccatcACCATCAGCAGCTGGGGCTGGTTCTgggccaccgcctccacctcctcccgctgCTCCTGCTGCTCCGAGGCCTCCTGGTCCTGGTCCTggtcctccaccgccaccgggaGCTGCTGGCAGAGGAGGTGGCGgacctccaccgccggcgctgCCTGGTGGTCCGAGAGCACGTGGTCCCCCGCCATTCAAGAAGTCGCCGGGGGCGGCTGCGGCAGCTGCACAAGCGGACCCAAACAAGGCGAAGCTTAAGCCCTTCTTCTGGGACAAAGTTACTGCCAATCCAAACCAAGCCATGGTGTGGGATCAGATCAAAGCGGGATCATTTCA GTTTAACGAGGAGATGATCGAGAGCTTGTTTGGGGCTCAGTCCACTGAGAAGAAGAGCACCGATGCGAAGAAGGAGTCCGGCAAGGAAGCGACGCAGTTCGTTAGGATCCTGGACCCCAAGAAGGCTCAGAATCTGGCAATATCACTCAAGGCACTCAGCGTTTCAGCCGAACAAGTGCGTGCTGCAGTGATGGAAG GGCACGATCTGCCTCCGGATCTGATCCAGACTCTGGTGCGGTGGAGCCCCACGAGCGACGAGGAGCTGCGTCTGCGTCTCTACGCCGGGGAGCCCGCGCAGCTGGGCCCCGCCGAGCAGTTCATGCGCGCCATCATCGACGTCCCCTACCTCTACCAGCGCCTGGACGCTCTCCTCTTCATGGCCGCTCTcccggaggaggccgccgccgtggagcagTCCTTCGCCACCCTGGAGGTCGCGTGCGAGGAGCTCCGCGGCAGCCGCCTCTTCAAGAAGCTTCTGGAGGCCGTGCTCAAGACCGGGAACCGCATGAACGACGGCACCTTCCGCGGGGGCGCCCAGGCCTTCAAGCTggacaccctcctcaagctgGCGGACGTCAAGGGCGTGGACGGCAAGACGACGCTGCTCCACTTCGTGGTGCAGGAGATCATCCGGTCCGAGGGCGTCCGCGCCGCCAGggcagcaagcggcggcggcggggggagcagcatcagctccatctcctcctcggACGACCTGATCCTCCTCCAGAGCCAGAGCAGCATCGGCAGCAACAGCGGCAGAAGCAGCGTGGACGCATCGTCGTTGGAGCAGGAGCAGGACGAGACGGAGCGGTACAGGCAGCTGGGGCTGGGCGTGGTGTCCAGCCTGGGCGACGACCTGCAGAACGTGCGCAAGGCGGCGAGCTTCGACGCGGACGCGCTGACCATCACGGTGGCCAGCCTGGGGCACCGGCTGGTTAAGGCCAACGAGTTCCTGAGCACGGGCATGCGCAGCCTGGAGGAGGACAGCGGCTTCCAACGCCGGCTGGCCTCCTTCGTGCAGCAGTCGCAGGAGCAGGTGACCCGGCTGCTGGAGGATGAGAAGAGGCTGCGCTCCCTGGTGCGCGCCACCGTCGACTACTTCCACGGCAGCACCGGCAAGGACGAAGGCCTACGCCTCTTCGTCGTCGTGCGCGACTTCCTCGGCATTCTCGACAAGGTGTGCAGGGAGGTGAAGGAGCAGGCGGCCGCCAACGCCAAGgccaagaagcagcagcagcccacGCCGGCGCCAAGGAGCAGGCAATCCTCCCAGTCGTCCTTCCGCGACCCACGCCAGCAGATCCAAGATCGGAGGGCCGCCGCGCTCAGCCGAAACAATAGCAGCTCCAGCTCCTCTGATTCCGATGACTAG